A single Chryseobacterium sp. DNA region contains:
- a CDS encoding YfbK domain-containing protein has translation MGIVVYAGSAGMVLPPTSARKSIKLFRLWIILQAGGSTAGGAGIELAYKLAQENFIKEEITVLSLQQTEISMWESFSSDLESLIEEKRKSGVFLTCLGFGMGNYKDNTLETLADKGNGNYAYIDNMQEANKFLGKEFAGSMYAIAKDVKIQIEFNPEFVKSYRLIGYENRKLRNEDFVNDKIDAGELGSGHTVTALYEIIPADVQSEFLPKQNTLKYSATAHTQKFGNELATVKFRYKKPDGDQSTEITQVIKKTGLSLSKISPDFKFASSVAWFGLVLRDSKLIKEKDLNKIENLAKEGKNKDEEGYRSEFIRLIESYKSIK, from the coding sequence GTGGGTATCGTTGTCTATGCCGGAAGTGCCGGAATGGTTTTACCGCCTACTTCTGCTAGAAAAAGCATAAAATTATTCAGGCTTTGGATCATCTTACAGGCAGGAGGAAGTACTGCTGGAGGCGCAGGAATCGAACTGGCTTATAAACTGGCACAGGAAAATTTTATAAAAGAGGAAATAACAGTGTTATCATTGCAACAGACGGAGATTTCAATGTGGGAATCCTTCTCCTCAGATCTTGAATCATTGATTGAAGAAAAGAGAAAGTCCGGGGTTTTCCTGACGTGTTTAGGCTTCGGGATGGGAAATTATAAAGACAATACGTTGGAAACATTGGCCGACAAAGGAAATGGCAATTATGCCTATATCGATAATATGCAGGAAGCCAATAAATTTCTGGGGAAAGAATTTGCCGGGAGCATGTATGCGATTGCTAAAGATGTGAAGATCCAGATCGAATTTAATCCTGAGTTCGTAAAATCCTATCGACTGATCGGCTACGAAAACCGGAAATTAAGAAATGAGGATTTTGTAAATGATAAGATCGATGCGGGAGAACTGGGAAGCGGACATACCGTTACTGCCTTATATGAGATCATACCTGCAGATGTACAGTCAGAATTTCTTCCCAAACAAAATACATTGAAATATTCTGCCACTGCCCATACCCAAAAGTTCGGGAATGAATTGGCAACTGTAAAATTCCGTTATAAAAAACCGGATGGAGATCAAAGTACGGAGATCACCCAAGTGATTAAAAAAACTGGCCTCTCTCTTTCAAAAATAAGTCCCGATTTCAAATTTGCGTCTTCTGTTGCATGGTTTGGTCTGGTTTTAAGAGATTCAAAATTAATTAAGGAAAAAGATTTAAATAAGATTGAAAACCTGGCCAAAGAAGGGAAGAACAAAGATGAAGAAGGATACCGTTCAGAATTTATAAGACTGATTGAGAGCTATAAATCAATAAAATAA
- a CDS encoding sterol desaturase family protein, protein MMDFFMNEDGLESVYAWAIPLHATVILAEMIYSHVSEAKLYSGKDVATNVYLALMNFGLDLIMKAFAMGVMFFFYHHRLFSWDFTIWYWLICFVITDFAYYVLHYVDHRSRAFWAVHITHHNSEFFNLTTGFRSPVLQPLYRYLYFSPLAFLGFNPWHIMVVYALGQVYGTWVHTQTVKSMGFLEHILVTPSHHRVHHACNIKYLDKNMGMCLIIWDKLFGTFEKEDPNVPVKYGIYPKMPDNKPDTVLLYEWRKIWKDLKQPGLKFTDRINYIFNSPGWRHDGTGKTVRQYQKEYFAKQAKKKEQQQDQKEQKIA, encoded by the coding sequence ATGATGGATTTTTTTATGAATGAGGACGGGTTAGAAAGTGTTTATGCATGGGCTATTCCGTTACATGCGACAGTAATTTTAGCTGAAATGATTTATAGCCACGTTTCAGAGGCTAAACTATATAGCGGGAAAGACGTTGCAACGAATGTTTATCTGGCATTGATGAACTTTGGTCTTGACCTTATCATGAAAGCTTTTGCAATGGGGGTGATGTTTTTCTTTTACCACCATAGGCTGTTCTCGTGGGATTTTACGATCTGGTATTGGCTGATCTGCTTTGTCATTACAGACTTTGCTTACTATGTATTACATTATGTGGACCATCGTTCCAGAGCATTCTGGGCCGTTCACATTACCCACCATAATTCTGAATTCTTTAATCTGACTACAGGGTTTCGAAGCCCGGTATTACAGCCTCTTTACAGATATTTATATTTTTCACCGTTGGCATTCTTAGGATTTAATCCCTGGCATATCATGGTCGTTTATGCCCTTGGACAGGTATATGGAACATGGGTGCATACACAGACGGTAAAAAGTATGGGATTCTTGGAACATATTCTGGTCACCCCTTCTCATCACCGTGTACACCATGCTTGTAACATCAAATATCTGGATAAGAATATGGGGATGTGCCTGATCATCTGGGACAAACTGTTCGGAACCTTTGAGAAAGAAGACCCGAATGTTCCGGTTAAATACGGGATTTACCCAAAAATGCCGGACAACAAACCGGATACCGTCCTTTTATATGAATGGAGAAAAATCTGGAAAGACCTTAAGCAGCCCGGATTAAAATTTACAGATAGAATCAACTATATTTTCAATTCTCCGGGATGGAGACATGACGGAACTGGAAAGACGGTGAGACAATATCAAAAAGAGTATTTTGCAAAGCAGGCTAAAAAGAAAGAGCAGCAGCAAGATCAAAAAGAACAGAAAATTGCTTAA
- the rlmN gene encoding 23S rRNA (adenine(2503)-C(2))-methyltransferase RlmN, protein MKDIRTLSLDQLKDYFVSLGEKPFRAKQVYEWLWSKNLHSIDEMTNLSKSLREKISEEYTINPVSVDLLQKSSDGTIKNGVKLHDGLMVESVLIPTETRTTACVSSQVGCSLNCEFCATAKLKRMRNLEVAEIVDQVALIDSQSKMYFDRPLSNIVFMGMGEPMMNYKNVVEAIKKITQPEGLGMSPRRITVSTSGIPKMIKMLADDELRVKLALSLHSAIESKRNEIMPFSDKFPLTDIMESLQYWYQKTGSVITFEYCVWKGINDGDEDIKALIKYCRQVPSKVNLIQYNPIGDGKYDQCNKQAEENYIRQLENAGITVMVRRSRGGDIDAACGQLANKNSD, encoded by the coding sequence ATGAAAGATATCCGTACATTATCACTGGACCAGCTTAAAGACTACTTTGTCTCTTTAGGAGAAAAACCGTTTCGTGCGAAACAGGTCTATGAATGGCTATGGAGCAAAAACCTCCATTCTATTGACGAAATGACGAATCTTTCCAAATCACTTCGTGAAAAAATTTCGGAAGAATATACCATTAACCCTGTTTCCGTAGATCTTCTTCAGAAAAGTTCTGACGGAACCATCAAAAACGGGGTGAAACTTCATGACGGACTGATGGTGGAGTCTGTTCTTATTCCAACAGAAACAAGAACTACAGCCTGTGTATCCTCACAGGTAGGCTGCTCGTTAAACTGCGAATTCTGTGCTACAGCAAAACTGAAAAGGATGAGAAACCTGGAAGTGGCAGAGATTGTAGATCAGGTAGCTCTTATTGACAGCCAAAGCAAAATGTATTTTGACAGACCTCTTTCCAATATCGTATTCATGGGAATGGGTGAGCCGATGATGAACTACAAAAATGTAGTGGAAGCCATCAAAAAAATCACTCAGCCGGAAGGACTTGGAATGTCGCCAAGAAGAATTACTGTTTCTACATCAGGAATTCCAAAGATGATCAAAATGCTTGCAGATGACGAGCTTCGTGTAAAACTGGCGCTCTCCCTTCACTCTGCCATTGAATCAAAGCGTAATGAAATTATGCCTTTCTCTGATAAATTTCCATTAACGGATATTATGGAGTCTCTTCAATACTGGTATCAAAAGACAGGTTCAGTAATCACTTTTGAATATTGTGTATGGAAAGGGATCAATGATGGGGATGAAGATATCAAAGCTTTGATCAAATACTGCAGACAGGTTCCTTCTAAAGTGAATCTTATTCAATATAATCCGATTGGGGATGGTAAATATGACCAATGCAACAAGCAGGCAGAAGAAAACTATATCCGTCAGCTTGAAAATGCCGGTATTACCGTAATGGTAAGAAGAAGCCGTGGCGGTGATATTGATGCAGCATGCGGGCAGCTGGCGAACAAAAACTCAGATTAA
- a CDS encoding carboxymuconolactone decarboxylase family protein: protein MNYKEIAKETIGNLYRAHNSIRKSGIDEKLIALVELRVSQINGSAYCCSYHAKELLNFGFEQDLINRLPGWKHTHVFDSKQKLALSWAEAVLNNNDDWNTIKEQLAQSFTKQEIVELTASITLMNTLNKLRITLAEED, encoded by the coding sequence ATGAATTACAAAGAAATTGCAAAAGAAACCATTGGAAATCTATACAGAGCCCACAACAGTATTAGAAAATCCGGAATTGATGAAAAATTAATCGCTCTGGTTGAACTGCGGGTATCTCAAATTAACGGATCTGCTTATTGTTGCAGCTATCATGCTAAAGAGCTGCTTAATTTTGGCTTTGAACAAGACCTCATCAACAGGCTTCCGGGTTGGAAGCACACCCATGTCTTTGATTCCAAGCAAAAACTTGCTTTAAGCTGGGCAGAAGCTGTGCTTAATAATAATGATGACTGGAATACAATCAAAGAGCAGTTAGCCCAATCTTTCACTAAGCAGGAAATTGTAGAGCTGACCGCAAGTATAACTTTAATGAATACTTTAAATAAACTACGGATCACTTTAGCGGAGGAGGATTGA
- a CDS encoding transcriptional regulator: MKLSEAKEKYIQTWGTFATNWGINRTMAQVHALLLASDKPLSTDEVMEQLEISRGNANMNLRALIDWGIVRKEFIKGDRKEYFVAEKDVWYLFKQITKERRKREIEPVISFLEELKNIEDKDSDEAREFIKLMDDFSSVTGKINNIMDLAIKSDDHWLVGKITNLLK, translated from the coding sequence ATGAAACTGTCAGAAGCAAAAGAAAAATACATTCAAACCTGGGGAACGTTTGCAACCAACTGGGGGATCAACCGTACGATGGCACAGGTGCATGCCCTGCTTTTGGCAAGTGATAAACCACTATCAACTGATGAGGTAATGGAACAATTGGAAATTTCAAGAGGGAATGCCAACATGAATCTCCGTGCGCTGATAGACTGGGGGATCGTGAGAAAAGAATTTATAAAAGGAGACCGGAAAGAGTATTTTGTGGCGGAAAAAGATGTCTGGTATCTCTTCAAACAAATTACCAAAGAGCGCAGAAAAAGAGAGATCGAACCTGTAATTTCTTTTCTGGAAGAACTAAAGAATATTGAAGATAAAGATTCTGATGAAGCCAGAGAATTCATTAAGCTGATGGATGATTTCAGCTCTGTTACCGGAAAGATCAACAATATTATGGATCTGGCGATCAAGAGTGATGATCACTGGCTGGTAGGGAAGATTACCAATCTGTTGAAATAG
- a CDS encoding NADH:flavin oxidoreductase — MSTSSLFKPFQYKNLQLKNRIVMAPMTRAQSDNGVPTQNIADYYGRRAASEVGLILSEGTVINRPGSKNLQNIPDFYGTEALNGWKNVIDTVHRNGGKMGPQIWHVGDTRMSEDYPLVPMEKASTMTIEDIQDTIAQFAASAKSAKDLGFDCIEIHGAHGYLIDQFFWEVTNTRTDEYGGKTLKERSRFAVDVVKAIRAAVGEDFTIIIRLSQWKQQDYKTKLAFTPNEMEDWLLPLKEAGVDIFHCSQRRFWEPEFEGSDLNFAGWAKKITGQPTITVGSVGLNGDFLNAFAGQGTEKTDLTELIRRLDQEEFDLVAIGRAILQDYQWVKKIKEGNTEELLDFSAESMGVLF, encoded by the coding sequence ATGAGCACATCATCATTATTTAAACCGTTTCAATACAAAAATTTACAGCTTAAAAATAGAATCGTAATGGCTCCGATGACCAGAGCACAATCTGATAATGGAGTTCCTACACAGAATATTGCAGACTATTATGGAAGAAGAGCCGCTTCAGAAGTAGGATTGATTCTGTCTGAAGGAACTGTGATCAACAGACCGGGATCAAAGAACTTACAGAATATCCCGGATTTCTACGGAACAGAAGCCTTAAACGGCTGGAAAAATGTAATTGATACCGTACATCGTAACGGAGGTAAAATGGGGCCTCAGATCTGGCACGTAGGTGATACAAGAATGTCAGAAGACTATCCTTTGGTTCCAATGGAAAAAGCTTCAACGATGACCATTGAAGATATTCAGGATACCATTGCTCAGTTTGCAGCCTCTGCAAAATCAGCGAAAGACCTTGGTTTCGACTGTATTGAGATTCATGGGGCTCACGGCTATCTTATCGACCAGTTTTTCTGGGAAGTAACCAACACAAGAACAGATGAGTACGGCGGTAAAACATTAAAAGAAAGAAGCAGGTTTGCCGTTGATGTCGTTAAGGCGATCAGAGCAGCAGTAGGAGAGGATTTTACGATTATCATCCGCCTTTCACAATGGAAGCAGCAGGATTATAAAACAAAACTGGCTTTTACTCCCAATGAAATGGAAGACTGGTTACTCCCATTAAAAGAAGCGGGAGTGGATATTTTCCACTGTTCTCAACGCCGTTTCTGGGAACCTGAATTTGAAGGGTCCGATTTAAACTTTGCAGGCTGGGCTAAAAAGATTACTGGGCAGCCCACTATCACAGTAGGATCAGTAGGGTTGAACGGGGATTTTCTTAATGCTTTTGCCGGTCAGGGAACAGAGAAAACAGACCTTACAGAATTGATCAGAAGACTCGATCAGGAGGAATTTGACCTTGTTGCAATAGGACGTGCTATTTTACAGGATTACCAGTGGGTAAAAAAGATCAAGGAAGGAAATACGGAAGAACTTCTGGACTTTTCAGCAGAAAGTATGGGGGTATTATTTTAA
- a CDS encoding C1 family peptidase, with product MKNAKMASLLFVLSAGSMMFAQDDLINKLKNNQSQNANFQFTTLKDVGATSVKNQGSSGTCWSYSGNSFLESEMQRMGKKPVDLAEIFTARNSYHDKAKLYVLNNGAISWGDGGELHDVVNMYKKYGAVPQDVYTGLKSGQTLNNFKEMQGKLKPVLDSLVQASSKGKLSDNWMSSVDSILDEYLGKVPANFTYEGKNYSPKTFAKEVVGINPDDYVELSSYKDYPYYQKFVVPIPDNWSHDSDWNVPMKDLTAIIDNAVTKGYSVGWATDVSEPYFSYKNGVAYVPDIDLDQINADNKQTLFTEPKKDKTITEDMRQKALNNLSTTDDHGMHIVGLAKDQTGKEYYMVKNSWGVTNDFAGYLYVTRPYVEYKSTAILVHKKAIPKSILKQLKPTKNIGL from the coding sequence ATGAAAAATGCGAAAATGGCATCATTACTTTTTGTTTTGTCTGCAGGAAGTATGATGTTTGCCCAAGATGACTTAATCAATAAGTTAAAAAACAACCAATCACAAAATGCTAATTTTCAGTTCACGACCCTCAAAGATGTGGGAGCCACTTCTGTAAAGAACCAAGGTTCATCAGGAACGTGCTGGAGCTACTCAGGGAACTCTTTCCTTGAATCTGAAATGCAGAGAATGGGCAAAAAACCTGTAGATCTTGCTGAAATTTTTACAGCCAGAAATTCATATCATGATAAAGCGAAGTTATATGTTTTAAATAACGGAGCTATCAGCTGGGGCGACGGAGGGGAACTTCACGATGTTGTCAATATGTATAAAAAATACGGAGCTGTTCCTCAGGATGTGTATACAGGATTGAAATCCGGACAAACGCTGAACAATTTCAAGGAAATGCAGGGGAAGTTAAAGCCCGTTTTAGACAGCCTTGTTCAGGCTTCTTCCAAAGGAAAACTTTCTGACAACTGGATGAGTTCTGTAGATTCCATTCTTGATGAATACTTAGGAAAGGTACCTGCTAACTTTACGTATGAAGGAAAAAACTACAGTCCGAAAACATTTGCTAAAGAAGTAGTGGGGATCAATCCTGATGATTATGTAGAATTATCTTCTTACAAAGACTATCCATATTACCAAAAATTCGTAGTTCCGATTCCTGACAACTGGAGCCACGATTCTGACTGGAATGTACCGATGAAAGACCTTACGGCCATCATTGACAATGCAGTGACTAAAGGATATTCTGTAGGCTGGGCAACAGATGTTTCCGAACCTTATTTTTCATATAAAAATGGAGTAGCTTATGTTCCTGATATTGATCTGGACCAGATCAATGCAGACAACAAACAGACTTTGTTTACTGAGCCTAAAAAGGATAAAACCATTACAGAAGATATGCGTCAGAAAGCCCTTAACAATCTTTCTACCACGGATGACCACGGAATGCATATCGTAGGTTTGGCTAAAGACCAGACGGGTAAAGAATATTATATGGTAAAAAATTCTTGGGGAGTAACCAATGACTTCGCGGGATATCTTTATGTGACAAGGCCTTATGTGGAATATAAATCAACAGCTATTCTGGTTCATAAAAAGGCAATTCCAAAAAGCATTTTAAAGCAGTTGAAACCTACTAAAAACATTGGTTTATAA
- a CDS encoding polyprenyl synthetase family protein, protein MANTVEEIKRPINDEMKLFEQKFYESMQSKVALLDKVTRFIVTTKGKQMRPMFVFLCAKLVGDVTEKTYRGASMIELIHTATLVHDDVVDESFKRRNFFSINALWKNKIAVLVGDYLLSKSVLLSTDHKDYDLLSVISRTIREMSEGELLQLEKARKLDITEDVYYEIIRQKTATLIAACCEIGVLSNSTDETLAKKMQDFGTYTGMAFQIKDDLFDYLSSNVIGKPVGIDIKEQKMTLPLIHTLKIAGEKDRKYYFDTIKRYNNNPKRVKELIEFVKSSGGLEYAIKVMKDFQQKAKDLLNEFPDSDARKSLHIMLDYVIERKF, encoded by the coding sequence GTGGCAAATACAGTAGAAGAGATTAAACGACCGATCAATGATGAAATGAAACTTTTCGAACAGAAGTTTTATGAATCAATGCAGAGTAAAGTAGCTTTATTGGATAAAGTAACCCGTTTTATTGTTACCACAAAAGGAAAACAGATGCGTCCGATGTTTGTATTTCTTTGTGCCAAGCTGGTAGGGGACGTTACTGAAAAAACATACCGTGGAGCGTCTATGATCGAGTTGATTCACACGGCTACCCTGGTACACGATGATGTGGTGGATGAAAGTTTCAAACGCCGTAATTTTTTCTCGATTAATGCGTTATGGAAAAATAAAATTGCGGTTTTGGTAGGGGATTACCTGTTGTCAAAATCCGTATTGTTATCTACCGACCATAAAGATTATGATCTGCTCAGTGTGATTTCCAGAACGATCCGTGAGATGTCTGAAGGAGAGCTTCTTCAGCTTGAAAAAGCCAGAAAACTGGACATCACCGAAGATGTTTATTATGAAATTATCCGTCAGAAAACAGCAACATTAATTGCTGCCTGCTGTGAGATTGGAGTTCTTTCCAACAGTACAGATGAAACGCTTGCCAAAAAAATGCAGGATTTCGGAACGTATACCGGAATGGCTTTCCAGATTAAAGATGACCTTTTTGATTACTTAAGCTCCAATGTGATTGGTAAACCTGTAGGAATTGATATTAAAGAGCAGAAAATGACCCTTCCTTTGATCCATACGCTGAAAATAGCCGGTGAAAAGGATAGAAAATATTATTTTGATACCATAAAACGTTATAATAACAATCCCAAAAGAGTAAAAGAACTGATTGAGTTTGTTAAAAGTTCAGGCGGGTTAGAATATGCGATCAAGGTGATGAAAGATTTTCAGCAGAAAGCGAAAGACCTCCTGAATGAATTTCCGGATTCTGACGCCAGAAAATCATTACATATTATGTTGGATTATGTAATTGAGCGAAAATTTTAA
- a CDS encoding thiamine pyrophosphate-dependent enzyme, producing MQTTYIETQQISFQDFKNQILEDYKLGRISREMSYLGRREVLTGKAKFGIFGDGKELPQLAMAKVFRNGDFRSGYYRDQTFALAVDALTVESFFAQMYADTSVEREPASAGRQMNGHFATRSLNEDGSWKDLTAQKNISSDISPTAGQMPRLLGLAQASTIYKSVKFEGSEKFSREGNEIAFGTIGDASTAEGHFWETLNAACALQVPMIVSIWDDGYGISVPTKNQRAKADISEMLSGFQRKEGEQQGCEIIQVKAWDYPALLDAYARAEHFARTESIPVVVHVIDVTQPQGHSTSGSHERYKNEERLAWEAEFDGLAKFKEWILNYSIEIDGKEEVIATAEELDAIDDEAKKKAKAGQKAAWDNYQKSIADLIQSILPLVENLKGQNTEVETYISQFNTLVSKAKKDIFHLVRKALLATRGTNSAERKQLMQKYNEVAEIEKDNYSSHLYSQSQWKAENVKEIKPVYSDHSEEVDGRVVIRNNFDKIFSKYPETLIFGEDTGNIGDVNQGLEGMQEKYGALRIADTGIREATILGQGIGMAMRGLRPIAEIQYLDYVLYCLQGMSDDLATVHYRTKGGQKAPLIIRTRGHRLEGIWHSGSPMAGILNLSKGILVLVPRNLTKAAGFYNTMLQTDEPAIIVECLNGYRLKEKQPDNLGEFTVPVGKIEVTKEGKDVTLVTYGSTWKIVTEAANELEKLGISAEVIDIQSLIPFDLSHEIAESVKKTNRLVVIDEDVEGGTTGFILQQILEKQKAFRYLDSDPLTISANDHRPAYASDGDYFSKPSADDMVEKIYAMFNENNPQKYPAIF from the coding sequence ATGCAAACAACCTATATTGAAACACAGCAAATATCCTTTCAAGATTTTAAAAATCAGATACTTGAAGATTACAAGTTAGGAAGGATCTCTCGTGAAATGTCTTATCTCGGAAGGAGAGAAGTTCTCACAGGAAAGGCTAAATTCGGAATTTTTGGGGATGGTAAGGAACTTCCTCAGCTGGCAATGGCGAAAGTTTTCAGAAATGGAGACTTCCGTTCAGGATATTACAGGGATCAGACTTTTGCATTAGCAGTCGATGCTTTGACCGTAGAAAGTTTCTTTGCACAGATGTATGCAGATACAAGCGTGGAAAGAGAACCGGCTTCAGCTGGAAGACAGATGAACGGGCATTTCGCAACAAGAAGTTTAAATGAAGACGGAAGCTGGAAAGATCTTACAGCGCAAAAGAATATTTCTTCCGATATTTCTCCTACTGCAGGTCAGATGCCAAGATTATTAGGATTGGCTCAGGCTTCTACCATTTATAAAAGTGTAAAATTTGAAGGTTCTGAAAAATTCTCCAGAGAAGGTAACGAAATTGCCTTCGGAACCATTGGTGATGCTTCTACAGCAGAAGGCCATTTCTGGGAAACTTTAAATGCAGCATGTGCACTTCAGGTTCCCATGATCGTTTCTATCTGGGATGACGGATACGGAATTTCAGTTCCAACAAAAAATCAGAGAGCAAAAGCTGACATCAGTGAGATGTTAAGCGGTTTCCAAAGAAAGGAAGGTGAACAACAGGGATGTGAGATCATCCAGGTGAAAGCTTGGGATTATCCTGCATTATTGGATGCGTATGCAAGAGCTGAGCATTTTGCAAGAACAGAAAGTATTCCGGTGGTGGTGCACGTGATCGATGTTACCCAGCCCCAAGGACACTCTACTTCAGGATCTCACGAAAGATATAAAAATGAAGAGCGTCTTGCATGGGAAGCAGAATTTGACGGATTGGCAAAATTCAAAGAATGGATTCTGAACTATTCTATCGAGATCGATGGAAAAGAAGAAGTTATTGCTACTGCTGAAGAATTGGATGCCATTGATGATGAAGCAAAAAAGAAGGCTAAGGCCGGGCAAAAAGCAGCCTGGGATAACTACCAGAAATCTATTGCAGATTTGATTCAATCTATCTTACCTTTGGTAGAAAACCTTAAAGGTCAGAATACCGAAGTTGAAACGTATATCTCACAATTCAATACATTAGTTTCCAAAGCTAAAAAAGATATTTTCCACTTGGTAAGAAAAGCTTTACTGGCAACCAGAGGAACGAATTCTGCAGAAAGAAAACAATTGATGCAGAAATACAATGAAGTAGCTGAAATTGAAAAAGACAATTATTCTTCCCACTTATATTCTCAGTCCCAATGGAAAGCTGAAAATGTGAAAGAAATCAAACCGGTCTACTCGGATCATTCTGAAGAGGTGGACGGAAGAGTGGTAATCAGAAATAATTTTGATAAAATTTTCTCAAAATATCCTGAAACCTTGATCTTTGGAGAGGATACCGGAAATATCGGTGACGTAAACCAGGGGTTGGAAGGAATGCAGGAGAAATATGGCGCATTACGCATTGCTGATACAGGGATTCGTGAAGCGACCATCCTTGGACAGGGAATCGGAATGGCGATGAGAGGTCTTAGACCAATCGCTGAGATTCAGTATTTAGACTATGTTCTTTACTGTCTTCAGGGAATGAGTGATGATCTTGCAACGGTACATTACAGAACAAAAGGAGGTCAGAAAGCACCTCTAATCATCAGAACAAGAGGTCACAGACTGGAAGGAATCTGGCATTCAGGCTCTCCAATGGCAGGAATTCTGAACCTTTCAAAAGGTATTTTGGTATTGGTTCCAAGGAACTTAACCAAAGCGGCAGGATTCTATAATACCATGCTTCAGACTGACGAACCTGCGATTATCGTAGAATGTCTGAACGGATACCGATTAAAAGAAAAGCAACCTGACAACTTAGGAGAATTCACGGTTCCAGTAGGTAAAATTGAAGTCACGAAAGAAGGAAAAGACGTTACTTTGGTCACTTACGGTTCTACATGGAAAATTGTAACAGAAGCAGCCAACGAACTGGAAAAGCTGGGGATTTCTGCAGAAGTAATTGATATTCAATCATTAATTCCATTTGACTTATCACACGAAATTGCTGAAAGCGTTAAGAAAACGAACAGATTGGTCGTGATCGATGAAGATGTGGAAGGAGGGACTACCGGATTTATCTTACAGCAGATCTTAGAAAAGCAAAAAGCATTCAGATACCTGGATTCAGATCCGCTGACCATTTCTGCGAATGATCACAGACCTGCGTATGCAAGCGATGGAGATTACTTCAGCAAGCCGTCTGCAGATGATATGGTAGAAAAGATCTACGCCATGTTTAACGAAAACAATCCTCAGAAATATCCTGCGATATTCTAA
- a CDS encoding helix-turn-helix domain-containing protein: MKKNELMQYSCPLGKAMAALGSKWKPIIVLVIKDRKLRFGELAVRINVISRKVLTDQLREMENDGLVIREEFKELPPRVEYSLTEKGLALLPILYLLEEWEAKYQVKGLQSEQCSVLKKEKEKAAKV; this comes from the coding sequence ATGAAAAAGAATGAATTAATGCAATACAGCTGCCCTCTGGGTAAGGCAATGGCCGCTTTGGGAAGCAAATGGAAACCCATTATTGTTCTGGTAATTAAAGACAGGAAGTTGCGTTTTGGAGAACTGGCAGTGCGTATTAATGTTATTTCCAGGAAGGTACTGACTGATCAGCTAAGGGAGATGGAAAACGACGGTCTGGTTATCCGCGAAGAATTTAAAGAACTTCCTCCGAGAGTAGAATATTCTCTTACAGAAAAAGGACTGGCATTACTGCCTATTTTATATTTACTGGAAGAATGGGAAGCGAAATACCAGGTTAAAGGACTACAGTCTGAGCAGTGTAGTGTATTGAAAAAAGAAAAGGAAAAAGCGGCTAAGGTCTGA
- a CDS encoding RNA polymerase sigma factor encodes MERELLLECQRNDRNAQRKVYERMAGRLYSVCRRYLKNDEDIEEVLADTFYKIFTKVSQLQNPETFEAWARKIAVNECLQKLRSNKTMFISLEENFIDSSEGNTENISFEKDLLGLLNFLPEGCRAIFNLFAIEGYPHKEIATMLSISEGTSKSQLNVARKKLQELLMNQNI; translated from the coding sequence ATGGAACGAGAATTATTATTAGAATGCCAGCGTAACGACCGCAATGCACAGCGGAAAGTTTACGAGAGAATGGCGGGTAGGCTGTATTCGGTCTGCAGACGCTATCTGAAAAATGATGAAGATATTGAAGAAGTATTGGCCGATACCTTCTACAAAATTTTCACGAAGGTAAGCCAGCTTCAGAATCCTGAAACTTTTGAAGCCTGGGCAAGAAAAATTGCTGTTAACGAATGCCTGCAGAAACTAAGGTCTAATAAAACTATGTTTATTTCCTTAGAAGAGAACTTTATTGATTCTTCAGAAGGGAATACAGAAAATATTTCTTTTGAAAAAGATCTCCTGGGTCTGCTGAATTTCCTCCCGGAAGGGTGCAGGGCAATATTTAATCTTTTTGCTATTGAAGGATATCCGCATAAAGAAATTGCCACAATGCTTTCCATAAGCGAAGGAACATCAAAATCCCAACTCAATGTTGCCAGGAAAAAACTACAGGAACTTTTGATGAATCAAAACATTTAA